A section of the Malus sylvestris chromosome 17, drMalSylv7.2, whole genome shotgun sequence genome encodes:
- the LOC126610079 gene encoding uncharacterized protein LOC126610079, producing the protein MNTELPSFTSVCGTIQREEVRRKVMNMGTTTSVPKARAYITNEKRYKGKHPNLKCQHCNNTGHVKDTCWILHPELKPEFMKDNKGVQRMNRTPHRANHASTSTSNGPDPLKNFTANPAELMNEFMSYLQSKKGDAGSDRADSIEEGNSTALLGKFAGFLADTKPVPQEDMQGLCHQEDDW; encoded by the exons ATGAACACTGAGCTTCCTTCCTTCACCAGTGTGTGTGGGACGATTCAACGAGAGGAAGTAAGGAGGAAAGTCATGAACATGGGTACAACGACTAGTGTACCTAAGGCTAGGGCATATATAACCAACGAAAAGAGGTACAAAGGAAAGCATCCGAACTTGAAGTGTCAACACTGCAATAATACGGGTCACGTCAAAGACACATGCTGGATTTTACACCCAGAGTTAAAGCCTGAGTTCATGAAGGACAACAAGGGTGTGCAAAGGATGAACCGTACTCCACATCGAGCGAATCATGCGTCTACCTCCACCTCCAATGGGCCAGATCCACTCAAGAACTTCACAGCGAATCCAGCTGAACTCATGAACGAGTTTATGTCGTATCTTCAAAGCAAGAAAGGAGATGCTGGAAGTGATCGTGCTGATAGCATAGAAGAAGGGAACTCGACGGCATTGCTCGGTAAGTTTGCAGGGTTCTTGGCAGACACGAAACCCGTACCCCAAGAGGACATGCAAG GATTGTGCCACCAAGAAGACGATTGGTGA
- the LOC126610080 gene encoding uncharacterized protein LOC126610080 — protein sequence MILDKGSMQSNLDCFLHSTTPVIQPQFLPKSEMRNLNRLWHPWEREKVEYFTLSDLWNCYDEWSAYGAGVPIVMDGGETLVQYYVPYLSAIQIFTSNSSVNSFREEPESGDCETRDSFSDSCSFESENDKLWRWDGCSSEDGGYEQDNLLHVNDRLGYRYFEYFERSTPYGRVPLMDKINTLAQRYPGLMSLRSVDLSPASWMAVSWYPIYHIPMGRTIKDLSTSFLTYHTLSSSFQDMDLEDDIENDEQRKRKKGEGISLPPFGLATYKMQGSVWVSGNCGRDQERLMSLLSVADSWLKQLKVQHHDFNYFTTIRRGQCHYL from the exons atgataTTAGACAAAGGGTCAATGCAATCAAACCTTGACTGCTTCCTCCATTCTACAACCCCGGTGATCCAACCCCAATTCCTACCCAAG TCTGAGATGAGGAACCTCAATCGGCTATGGCATCCATGGGAGAGAGAAAAGGTTGAGTATTTCACATTGAGTGATCTCTGGAATTGCTATGATGAATGGAGTGCTTATGGCGCCGGAGTTCCAATCGTCATGGACGGCGGCGAGACTCTTGTGCAGTACTATGTGCCTTACCTCTCTGCGATCCAAATTTTCACTAGCAATTCATCTGTGAACAGCTTCAG GGAAGAGCCTGAGTCGGGTGACTGCGAGACTAGGGATTCGTTTAGCGATTCGTGCAGCTTTGAGAGCGAAAATGATAAGTTGTGGAGATGGGATGGATGCTCTTCAGAAGATGGCGGGTACGAGCAAGACAATCTCTTGCATGTGAATGATAGATTAGGGTACCGATATTTTGAGTACTTTGAGAGATCAACTCCCTATGGAAGAGTTCCTCTCATGGATAAG ATCAATACATTAGCGCAACGATACCCAGGGTTGATGTCATTAAGGAGTGTTGATCTCTCACCAGCTAGTTGGATGGCTGTTTCTTG GTACCCAATTTATCACATTCCGATGGGAAGGACTATAAAGGATCTGTCCACATCCTTCCTCACATACCACACCCTTTCATCTTCATTTCAAG acATGGACCTTGAGGACGATATTGAGAACGATGAGCAACGGAAGCGAAAGAAAGGGGAAGGCATCTCTCTCCCTCCATTTGGTTTGGCCACTTACAAGATGCAAGGGAGTGTGTGGGTCTCAGGCAACTGTGGAAGGGACCAAGAGAGGCTCATGTCGCTATTGAGCGTGGCGGATTCTTGGCTAAAGCAACTTAAGGTCCAGCACCATGACTTCAACTACTTCACAACTATTAGGCGTGGCCAGTGCCACTACCTTTAA